From the genome of Triticum aestivum cultivar Chinese Spring chromosome 3B, IWGSC CS RefSeq v2.1, whole genome shotgun sequence, one region includes:
- the LOC123065046 gene encoding probable 2-oxoglutarate-dependent dioxygenase AOP1, translating to MAASPSSTLVSPPRVDLDGEDTSTLVRGTPEWLRCAGLVRRALEANGCVAVGCRRHVPPELRERMLVAMAELFALPPETKRRTGAADGPYRAYMEKRDSAACHHEAFGVLNAAAGGCEEARAFVARAWPHGNDRFLETLTSTAGEMARLGRVILAMVVDSYGLSHRSDEVVDATDTNFRMLRYHNDTTRASSSDGQPAVGLAAHVDGSYLTVLFQNDVDGFELRTRDGGEWVRVHSPGPESLLVVAGQPLVAWSNGRVHAPVHRVAVGGREDRLSCGVFLLPSKNLVVDAPPELVTVDAPRRFRPFEYSDYLRFKHAGGNGEDVLDRFAGI from the exons ATGGCTGCCTCGCCATCTTCGACCCTTGTGAGCCCTCCTCGCGTTGACCTCGACGGGGAGGACACGAGCACGCTGGTTCGTGGCACGCCGGAGTGGCTGCGGTGCGCGGGCCTCGTCCGACGCGCGCTTGAGGCTAACGGATGCGTCGCCGTCGGGTGTCGCCGCCACGTACCGCCGGAGCTGCGGGAGCGGATGCTCGTGGCGATGGCGGAGCTGTTCGCGCTCCCGCCCGAGACGAAGCGCCGGACCGGCGCCGCGGACGGCCCGTACAGGGCGTACATGGAGAAGCGGGACTCCGCCGCGTGCCATCACGAGGCGTTCGGGGTTCTCAACGCGGCCGCCGGCGGCTGCGAGGAGGCCCGCGCGTTCGTTGCGCGCGCGTGGCCGCACGGCAACGACCGCTTCCT GGAGACGCTGACTTCGACGGCCGGAGAGATGGCGAGGCTGGGCCGCGTGATCCTCGCTATGGTCGTCGACAGCTACGGCCTCTCGCACCGCTCCGACGAGGTCGTCGACGCCACGGACACCAACTTCCGCATGCTCAGGTACCACAACGACACCACGCGAGCGTCGTCGTCGGACGGGCAGCCGGCCGTCGGCCTCGCCGCCCACGTCGACGGGAGCTATCTGACGGTCCTGTTCCAGAACGACGTGGACGGCTTCGAGCTGAGGACGAGGGACGGCGGAGAGTGGGTGAGGGTGCACTCTCCAGGCCCTGAGTCCCTCCTCGTCGTCGCCGGCCAGCCACTTGTG GCTTGGAGTAACGGGAGGGTGCACGCGCCGGTGCACAGGGTGGCCGTCGGCGGGCGGGAGGACCGCCTGTCCTGCGGCGTGTTCCTGCTTCCAAGCAAGAACCTCGTCGTCGACGCGCCGCCAGAGCTGGTCACCGTGGACGCCCCGCGCCGGTTCAGGCCGTTCGAGTACAGTGACTACCTCAGGTTCAAGCACGCCGGTGGAAACGGCGAGGACGTGCTCGACCGCTTCGCTGGGATTTGA